A region of Nitrospinota bacterium DNA encodes the following proteins:
- a CDS encoding very short patch repair endonuclease, with protein sequence MKKRRNAKLVSRIMASVKSAGTRPEIILRKGVWAKGLRYRLHDSRLPGKPDMVFTSARLAVFVDGDFWHGNQWRLRGFNSLEEQLKGLRNKPYWERKIKRNMERDRQVNHALRRGGWRVVRIWESQITKQPDRAINRIFNAVSRWKPQLIVQPK encoded by the coding sequence ATGAAAAAGCGGAGAAACGCAAAACTGGTTAGCCGCATAATGGCCTCGGTGAAAAGCGCCGGAACCAGGCCCGAAATAATCCTAAGAAAAGGTGTTTGGGCAAAAGGTTTGAGATACAGGCTTCACGATTCGCGCCTGCCCGGCAAGCCGGACATGGTTTTCACCTCGGCCAGGCTGGCCGTTTTCGTGGATGGGGATTTCTGGCATGGCAACCAGTGGAGGCTGAGAGGCTTTAATAGCCTGGAGGAGCAGTTGAAAGGCCTTCGCAACAAACCGTACTGGGAGCGCAAGATTAAAAGAAACATGGAGCGGGACCGCCAGGTAAACCATGCCCTCCGCCGGGGGGGCTGGCGCGTGGTGCGGATATGGGAAAGCCAGATAACAAAACAGCCGGACAGGGCCATTAACCGGATATTTAACGCTGTTTCCCGTTGGAAGCCGCAACTCATCGTTCAGCCTAAATGA
- the dcm gene encoding DNA (cytosine-5-)-methyltransferase, protein MTRGAHKTFAEFFAGVGLVRLGLSRAGWECVFANDIDKTKAAIYKNNFEGNHFVLGDVRHLKPSQIPPCALATASFPCTDISLAGARRGIRGKQSGAFFGFASRLAGMRSAKPKLLLLENVPGLLTVNGGKDIHETLKTLNELGYGVDMFVMDARWFTPQSRPRLFVVGVHGAGRKGDVAGLTGRDEKLRPKTLVRVASSLEDIKWALNPIPAPPRNVSIKLRDIIEDVPDENFWPGEEVENLLRQMSEKNISTVKQSLNSKSWVHATVFRRVRKNQVAAEPRFDGVAGCLRTPRGGSSRQILLRLGYGRVEARYLTAREYGRLQGAPDDFVIPPRQNAGLFAFGDAVCVPVIQWIGENVLNHLA, encoded by the coding sequence ATGACCCGGGGCGCCCATAAGACTTTCGCCGAATTTTTCGCCGGGGTGGGGCTCGTGCGGCTGGGCCTTTCGCGGGCGGGCTGGGAATGCGTTTTCGCCAACGACATAGACAAAACCAAGGCGGCCATCTATAAAAACAATTTCGAGGGCAACCATTTCGTCCTGGGCGATGTGCGCCATTTAAAACCTTCCCAAATACCCCCATGCGCCTTGGCCACGGCATCTTTCCCCTGCACCGACATATCCCTGGCCGGAGCCCGGCGCGGCATTCGCGGAAAACAGTCTGGCGCTTTTTTCGGGTTCGCCTCCAGGCTTGCAGGCATGAGAAGCGCAAAACCGAAACTCCTGCTTTTAGAGAACGTCCCGGGCCTGCTCACCGTCAACGGCGGCAAAGACATCCACGAAACTCTCAAGACCCTGAACGAACTCGGCTATGGGGTTGACATGTTCGTGATGGACGCCCGGTGGTTCACGCCGCAAAGCAGGCCCCGGTTATTTGTGGTGGGGGTTCATGGAGCCGGGAGAAAAGGGGACGTGGCGGGGTTGACGGGGCGTGATGAAAAACTACGCCCCAAAACGCTTGTACGGGTGGCCTCCTCGCTAGAGGACATCAAATGGGCGTTAAATCCCATCCCCGCGCCGCCCCGGAATGTGTCCATTAAACTGCGGGACATTATCGAAGATGTTCCCGATGAAAACTTTTGGCCCGGCGAAGAGGTGGAAAACCTGTTAAGGCAGATGAGCGAGAAAAACATTTCAACCGTAAAGCAGTCGCTCAATAGCAAGTCGTGGGTACACGCCACGGTATTCCGCCGGGTGCGGAAAAACCAGGTGGCGGCGGAACCCCGGTTCGACGGCGTGGCGGGGTGTTTACGCACACCCCGGGGCGGCAGTAGCAGGCAGATCCTTTTACGGCTGGGGTACGGGCGGGTGGAAGCCCGTTACCTGACAGCCCGGGAATATGGCAGGCTTCAGGGCGCTCCGGACGATTTTGTTATTCCGCCCAGGCAGAACGCCGGGCTTTTCGCATTTGGCGACGCCGTATGCGTTCCCGTCATCCAATGGATAGGCGAAAACGTTTTAAACCATCTGGCTTAA
- a CDS encoding sigma-54-dependent Fis family transcriptional regulator translates to MEEEIKPLILAVDDEEDNLALLKGRLTRRGYEVHCVSSGDLALKTLEDISPDLILLDVMMPGMDGYETCKQIKSRSTSEFLPIILLTAKDDKESKIKGLEIGADDYVTKPFDMDELVARIRAMLRIRALQQALADTKKEVRRLEGELKGRYAFDNIIGVSEAMREVFEKMRGAAAITSPVIITGESGTGKELVARGIHYASPLAARPFVPVNCASLPSDLIESELFGHKKGSFTGAVSSSIGLFKSADGGTIFLDEIGELPKEAQAKLLRVLQEGAVRPVGGTEEVKINVRVIAATNVDLEEAVEEGRFREDLYYRITVLPIELPPLKNRRADLPILASHFIKKFNEKFNRNIKGLSDSGMEALINYDWPGNVREFQNVIERCYIYPDVEWIEAKHLSLRGGLRKKEPAAAETPAKPDETGDKMPTLEEAEKALIERALQVADSNKAKAAKLLGIHRSRLYKKLEYYGLAL, encoded by the coding sequence ATGGAAGAGGAAATTAAGCCACTAATCCTCGCGGTGGATGACGAGGAGGACAACCTTGCCCTTTTAAAGGGCAGGCTCACCCGCAGGGGATACGAGGTGCATTGCGTATCGTCCGGGGATCTGGCTTTAAAAACGCTTGAAGACATCTCGCCGGACCTGATATTGCTGGACGTGATGATGCCCGGCATGGACGGTTATGAGACTTGCAAACAGATAAAAAGCCGCTCCACCAGCGAATTTCTGCCCATAATCCTGCTCACAGCCAAGGATGACAAGGAATCCAAGATAAAGGGGCTGGAGATCGGGGCCGACGATTATGTAACCAAACCTTTTGACATGGACGAGCTTGTAGCCCGCATCCGGGCCATGCTCCGCATCCGCGCCCTCCAGCAAGCCCTTGCCGACACCAAAAAAGAGGTGCGAAGGCTGGAGGGCGAGCTTAAGGGCCGTTACGCTTTCGACAACATTATAGGCGTGTCCGAGGCCATGCGGGAGGTGTTCGAGAAGATGCGCGGCGCCGCCGCCATCACAAGCCCCGTCATAATCACGGGGGAGTCGGGCACCGGCAAGGAGCTGGTGGCCAGGGGTATCCATTACGCCAGCCCGCTGGCGGCGAGGCCGTTCGTGCCGGTAAACTGCGCCTCTTTGCCGTCGGATCTTATAGAGTCGGAGCTGTTCGGGCATAAGAAGGGGTCGTTCACCGGGGCGGTGTCGTCCTCCATCGGCCTTTTCAAGAGCGCCGATGGTGGCACCATTTTCCTGGACGAGATAGGCGAGCTTCCCAAAGAGGCCCAGGCCAAGCTGTTACGCGTCCTGCAGGAAGGGGCCGTGCGGCCGGTTGGCGGGACAGAAGAGGTGAAAATAAACGTCCGCGTCATCGCCGCCACCAACGTGGACCTGGAAGAGGCGGTGGAGGAAGGAAGGTTCCGGGAAGACCTTTATTACCGTATCACCGTTTTGCCAATAGAGCTTCCCCCGTTGAAAAACCGGCGGGCGGACCTGCCCATACTGGCCTCCCATTTCATAAAGAAGTTCAACGAGAAGTTCAACAGGAACATAAAGGGGCTGAGCGATTCGGGAATGGAAGCTCTGATAAATTACGACTGGCCAGGCAACGTCCGGGAGTTTCAGAACGTCATAGAACGCTGTTACATATATCCCGACGTGGAATGGATAGAGGCCAAGCACCTTAGCCTGCGCGGAGGGTTGCGAAAGAAGGAGCCCGCCGCCGCGGAAACGCCAGCCAAGCCAGATGAAACTGGCGATAAAATGCCCACCCTGGAGGAGGCTGAAAAGGCTTTGATCGAGCGGGCTCTCCAGGTGGCCGACAGCAACAAGGCCAAGGCCGCCAAATTGCTGGGCATACACCGTTCCAGGCTTTATAAAAAGCTGGAATATTATGGTTTGGCGTTGTAA
- a CDS encoding HAMP domain-containing protein produces the protein MSTGPEGARRAIERYEDVRSAAQSVKNTTIKARLWTGAAMFLAFYILMWILSYYTSLNISSNLDPSKVDVMRQADQLHHSLTDVEQKLNEAAQSKEPDLVADASRRAEDFKKAVAKLRAVDETNRADYDLVEKEFDRYFISAREASIAIIREGELTGEVLALAREMNESLPPLRRDVDKITDRSYNTFSALLDKSVRSASLLVTQNFVVLISVVMLWAIIFPMIIRSIILPIEKLVYATNELAQGNLETQAEVSRMDEIGVLAVSFNRMARALKDKNAALEKTTSELKTSLEIRKEMQKRIVEANRDLTAANARLMEADRLKSDFLASMSHELRTPLNAIINFTDQIIEDWDYLEKDKKWAGEAKEMLTRVYKSSRHLLSLINDLLDLAKIESGHMGLDLAQTDLREIVAESIASVSSLAKAKGLELKSTAPAQLAQFTLDERRVLQILINLLSNAIKFTETGSVTVKIETPQDYPEGALIKVVDTGVGIPESYLSVIFDRFRQVDGGDSRKHAGTGLGLNLVKELAELHGGSVKVESEVGKGSTFIVHLPFVASETKNES, from the coding sequence GTGTCCACAGGCCCGGAAGGCGCCCGGCGGGCGATTGAACGATACGAGGATGTCAGGAGCGCCGCTCAATCTGTGAAAAACACCACCATAAAAGCCAGGCTTTGGACGGGGGCGGCCATGTTCCTGGCTTTTTACATATTGATGTGGATCCTGTCATATTACACATCGCTTAATATCAGCTCCAACCTGGATCCATCCAAGGTGGACGTGATGCGGCAGGCCGACCAACTGCACCACTCCCTGACCGACGTGGAACAGAAGCTTAACGAAGCCGCCCAGAGCAAGGAACCGGACCTGGTGGCAGACGCGTCCAGGCGCGCTGAGGATTTCAAAAAAGCCGTGGCGAAACTCCGCGCCGTGGACGAAACCAACCGGGCGGACTATGACCTGGTGGAAAAAGAGTTCGACCGCTATTTCATCAGCGCCAGAGAGGCTTCCATCGCCATCATCCGGGAGGGGGAGCTTACCGGCGAGGTGCTGGCCCTGGCCAGGGAGATGAACGAAAGCCTGCCTCCATTGCGGCGGGATGTGGACAAGATCACCGACCGGAGCTACAACACATTTTCCGCGCTGTTAGACAAATCAGTGCGGAGCGCCTCTCTGCTGGTCACCCAGAATTTCGTGGTACTCATTTCGGTGGTGATGCTTTGGGCCATAATCTTCCCCATGATAATCCGCTCAATTATTTTGCCCATCGAAAAGCTGGTGTACGCCACCAACGAGCTGGCCCAGGGTAACCTGGAAACCCAGGCTGAGGTGAGCAGGATGGACGAGATCGGGGTGCTGGCGGTGTCGTTCAACCGGATGGCCAGGGCGTTGAAAGACAAGAACGCCGCGCTGGAAAAAACCACCAGCGAGCTTAAGACATCCCTGGAAATCCGCAAGGAAATGCAAAAAAGGATAGTGGAGGCCAACCGGGACCTTACCGCCGCCAACGCCCGGCTAATGGAGGCCGACAGGCTAAAGTCCGACTTCCTGGCCTCCATGTCCCATGAGTTGCGCACGCCGCTCAACGCCATCATCAACTTTACCGACCAGATAATAGAGGACTGGGACTATCTGGAGAAAGATAAAAAATGGGCTGGCGAAGCCAAAGAAATGCTCACCAGGGTTTATAAAAGCTCCAGACACCTGCTCTCGCTGATAAACGACCTTCTGGATCTGGCCAAGATAGAGTCCGGCCACATGGGGTTGGACCTGGCGCAGACAGACCTGAGGGAAATCGTGGCCGAAAGCATAGCTTCCGTGTCGTCGCTGGCGAAGGCAAAAGGTCTGGAGTTGAAGTCCACAGCCCCTGCCCAGCTGGCGCAATTCACCCTGGATGAGCGCCGTGTGCTTCAGATACTCATCAACCTGCTTTCCAACGCCATAAAGTTCACCGAAACAGGCTCCGTGACAGTAAAAATCGAAACCCCCCAGGATTATCCTGAAGGAGCGTTGATAAAAGTGGTGGATACGGGGGTAGGTATCCCGGAAAGTTATTTATCGGTGATCTTTGACCGGTTCCGGCAGGTTGATGGGGGCGATTCCAGGAAACACGCGGGTACCGGACTGGGTCTGAACCTGGTTAAAGAACTGGCGGAATTGCATGGCGGATCGGTAAAAGTGGAAAGCGAAGTGGGGAAAGGCTCAACCTTCATTGTCCACCTCCCATTTGTCGCCAGCGAAACGAAAAACGAGTCGTAA
- a CDS encoding MFS transporter, translating into MNSPKSGSPDRRLPGTVVVLGLVSFFNDIASDMIIPLLPVFLTTVLGAGPAALGLMEGLAESASSLLKLWSGKLVDKGASQKRLALAGYIVSNAARPFLAMAGSWPMALTLRFADRVGKGLRTTPRDSLLSRSVDKNNRGRAFGFHRSMDHAGAMVGPLVAAGLLAFGLGMRDVFLLSVIPGVAAVLLLALGAREPEPAARPVEPVSEPIIPWRELDRKARAMIIAGGGLALATAPDAFFALWLSQAGVQLELIPALWAAGHLVKAVVAMPAGRLSDNHGRFRVAISAWILRGAVVAVIPWFEGVGPAAGLFMLYCAAAAGSEGAERALIGDSARPGVSGAAFGMYHMTVGIMALPGALLFGAVWQVSGPKEAFGLSCALTILSAGAALMAVNNKRGRGRGHA; encoded by the coding sequence ATGAACTCGCCAAAATCCGGCTCCCCTGACCGCCGCTTACCGGGAACCGTGGTAGTTTTGGGCCTTGTAAGTTTCTTCAACGACATCGCCAGCGACATGATAATCCCCCTGTTGCCGGTGTTTCTCACCACGGTTCTGGGGGCAGGCCCAGCGGCGCTTGGGCTGATGGAGGGTTTGGCCGAATCCGCCTCTAGCCTTTTAAAACTCTGGTCTGGAAAACTGGTGGACAAGGGCGCCAGCCAAAAACGGTTGGCGCTAGCGGGCTACATTGTGTCCAACGCGGCCAGGCCTTTTCTAGCCATGGCGGGAAGCTGGCCGATGGCGTTGACCTTGCGGTTCGCCGACAGGGTGGGCAAAGGGTTAAGGACCACCCCAAGGGATTCGTTGCTATCCCGGTCGGTGGACAAAAATAACCGCGGCAGGGCTTTCGGGTTCCACCGTTCCATGGATCACGCCGGAGCCATGGTGGGCCCTTTGGTTGCGGCAGGTCTTCTGGCATTTGGGCTGGGCATGCGGGATGTGTTTCTTCTGTCGGTGATTCCCGGGGTGGCGGCTGTGTTGTTGTTGGCCTTGGGCGCCAGGGAGCCAGAACCCGCCGCCCGGCCCGTGGAGCCCGTGTCCGAGCCTATAATTCCATGGAGGGAACTGGACAGGAAAGCCCGGGCCATGATTATCGCTGGAGGCGGGTTGGCGCTGGCCACCGCGCCCGACGCTTTTTTCGCGTTATGGTTGTCGCAGGCGGGTGTCCAGCTGGAGCTTATCCCGGCGTTATGGGCGGCGGGCCATCTGGTGAAGGCCGTGGTGGCCATGCCCGCAGGCAGGCTTTCGGACAACCACGGGCGGTTCCGGGTGGCGATTTCCGCCTGGATCCTCCGGGGCGCTGTGGTAGCGGTGATTCCGTGGTTCGAAGGTGTTGGCCCGGCCGCCGGGCTTTTTATGCTCTACTGCGCGGCGGCGGCGGGCTCCGAGGGGGCCGAGCGGGCGTTGATAGGCGACAGCGCAAGGCCCGGCGTTTCCGGAGCGGCCTTCGGAATGTATCACATGACGGTGGGGATTATGGCTTTGCCTGGCGCTTTGTTGTTTGGGGCTGTTTGGCAGGTATCCGGCCCGAAAGAGGCGTTCGGGCTATCGTGCGCGCTTACGATATTGTCGGCGGGCGCGGCGCTTATGGCCGTGAATAACAAGCGGGGACGGGGCCGTGGCCATGCCTGA
- a CDS encoding citrate synthase, whose translation MSKDTVTITDNSTGKSVELPIKRGVHGQPVIDIGGLYQGLGMFTYDPGFTATAACESAITFIDGDEGVLLYRGYPIEQLAEKSDFMEVCYLLWYGHLPTQHELAGFRGIISHHTMVHEGLHNFYNGFRRDAHPMAITVGVVGALSSFYHDSLDIWNPRHREISAHRLIAKMPTIAAGAYRFSRGEPFAYPRNKLKYSENFLHMMFSFPTEDYHVNPVAAKALDLLFLLHADHEQNASTSTVRLAGSSQANPFACISAGVGALWGPAHGGANEAVIKMLEHIGDPKHVEKAVERAKDKNDPFRLMGFGHRVYKNYDPRAKIIRKACMEVLKEMKVDEPLFEIAMRLEEIALKDEYFIEKKLYPNVDFYSGIILRAIRIPTSMFTVMFVIGRTIGWISQWNEMMNEKTMKIGRPRQLYVGPARRDYTPVEKR comes from the coding sequence ATGTCTAAAGACACAGTCACCATTACCGACAACTCCACAGGCAAATCCGTGGAGCTTCCCATAAAGCGGGGCGTCCACGGCCAACCGGTCATAGACATTGGGGGGCTGTACCAGGGGCTTGGAATGTTCACTTACGACCCCGGGTTCACCGCCACCGCCGCCTGCGAAAGCGCCATAACTTTCATAGATGGCGACGAGGGGGTCCTCCTGTACAGGGGTTACCCCATTGAACAGTTGGCGGAGAAGAGCGACTTCATGGAAGTTTGCTACCTTCTCTGGTACGGCCATCTGCCCACGCAACATGAGCTTGCCGGGTTCAGGGGTATCATCTCCCACCACACCATGGTGCACGAGGGGCTCCACAACTTCTATAACGGCTTCAGGCGGGACGCGCACCCCATGGCCATCACGGTGGGCGTGGTGGGGGCTTTGTCCTCTTTCTATCACGACTCGCTGGACATCTGGAACCCGCGCCACCGGGAGATTTCCGCCCACAGGCTGATAGCCAAGATGCCCACAATAGCCGCTGGCGCTTACCGGTTCTCCCGGGGGGAGCCATTCGCGTACCCGAGGAACAAGCTTAAATACTCGGAAAATTTCCTTCACATGATGTTCTCGTTCCCAACCGAGGATTACCACGTAAACCCGGTTGCGGCCAAGGCGCTGGACCTTTTGTTCCTCCTGCACGCCGACCATGAGCAGAACGCCTCCACCTCCACGGTGAGGCTGGCCGGGTCGTCCCAGGCAAATCCCTTCGCTTGCATATCCGCCGGGGTGGGCGCGCTATGGGGGCCTGCCCACGGCGGGGCCAACGAGGCGGTGATAAAAATGCTGGAGCATATTGGCGACCCCAAACACGTGGAAAAGGCCGTGGAACGGGCCAAGGACAAGAACGACCCCTTCAGGCTGATGGGCTTCGGCCACCGCGTTTACAAAAATTACGACCCCAGGGCGAAGATAATCCGTAAAGCCTGCATGGAAGTGCTCAAGGAAATGAAGGTGGACGAGCCTCTTTTCGAGATAGCCATGCGGCTGGAGGAAATAGCGTTAAAAGACGAGTATTTTATCGAGAAGAAGCTTTATCCGAATGTGGATTTTTATTCGGGAATCATCCTGAGGGCCATTCGCATACCCACCAGCATGTTCACTGTGATGTTCGTCATCGGCAGGACGATAGGCTGGATAAGCCAGTGGAACGAGATGATGAACGAGAAAACCATGAAGATAGGCAGGCCGCGCCAGCTGTATGTGGGCCCGGCCCGGCGGGACTACACGCCTGTGGAGAAACGATAG
- a CDS encoding CDGSH iron-sulfur domain-containing protein produces MAGEPVVVKKNPLVLHMEPGVYWWCACGRSANQPFCDGAHKGTGIEPKEVKITESGKVPWCMCKHTKMSPWCDGAHVKLP; encoded by the coding sequence ATGGCCGGAGAGCCTGTGGTGGTCAAGAAAAATCCTCTCGTATTACACATGGAGCCAGGTGTCTACTGGTGGTGCGCCTGCGGGCGTTCGGCCAACCAGCCGTTCTGCGATGGGGCGCACAAAGGCACGGGGATTGAGCCAAAAGAGGTGAAAATCACCGAGAGCGGCAAGGTTCCATGGTGCATGTGCAAGCATACCAAGATGAGCCCATGGTGCGACGGGGCGCACGTAAAGCTCCCTTAA
- a CDS encoding carbohydrate porin: MPVVYTRHDAGYTDSATGSYGLKLTGGPWGRANNALGLANGAITVSNNVLTGQDGDEPAAEVYYRWQMGENLGLAADGHYLTNLGRPMNRDEAVFGIGAPADF, translated from the coding sequence ATGCCCGTGGTTTATACGCGGCATGACGCCGGATACACGGATTCCGCCACCGGAAGTTACGGCCTTAAACTTACCGGCGGCCCCTGGGGCCGGGCCAACAACGCCTTGGGTTTGGCCAATGGCGCGATTACGGTCAGCAATAACGTTCTAACCGGGCAGGACGGCGATGAGCCAGCCGCGGAAGTTTATTACCGCTGGCAGATGGGCGAGAACCTCGGCCTTGCCGCTGACGGACATTATCTTACCAACCTTGGGCGGCCCATGAACCGGGATGAGGCCGTTTTTGGAATCGGCGCTCCGGCGGATTTTTAG
- a CDS encoding tetratricopeptide repeat protein: MAGLIEPKESPAALALAYGKIAKSLHGMGEKALALEVLDSGAKKLPEAAGIHIARGEIFISSYNAENRADYLKAALESLETAIHLDPQNYLARLLASQIYVRAKKASRAKALLEDILKTTPGDDRATALLNMIVEAQKAAQARKEEAARRAAEEQAKAAAPVLEPAPAAPEAIAEVPPPAPAEPPATETLGEGEEDENEPGDIIISGGGAADTGGKGQWGLDEKVVIGAHEDETEEEMAQENLVAKLPIFSRLEGMMGIFLLDANGQPFKIINKAKLDENVLPSLIFNLFKTSVNGVRRSGLGSFQRGTLVTPIGTLLVANAFYATIALMVDNDSNMQVVETRLQRYLSEVTG; the protein is encoded by the coding sequence ATGGCAGGCCTTATCGAACCGAAGGAATCACCGGCGGCCTTGGCGCTGGCATACGGCAAGATCGCCAAAAGCCTGCATGGCATGGGCGAGAAGGCGCTGGCGCTAGAGGTTTTGGACAGCGGAGCCAAAAAACTTCCCGAAGCCGCCGGAATCCACATCGCCCGGGGCGAGATATTCATATCCAGCTACAACGCCGAAAACCGGGCCGACTATCTGAAAGCCGCGCTGGAGAGCCTGGAGACGGCCATCCATCTGGATCCCCAAAATTACCTGGCAAGGCTGTTGGCCAGCCAGATTTATGTTCGAGCGAAAAAGGCATCCCGCGCCAAGGCGCTCCTTGAGGATATTCTTAAGACAACTCCCGGCGACGACAGGGCCACTGCGCTTCTCAACATGATCGTGGAAGCCCAAAAGGCGGCCCAGGCCAGGAAGGAAGAAGCGGCCAGACGGGCGGCCGAAGAGCAGGCCAAGGCCGCCGCGCCCGTTCTGGAGCCAGCGCCTGCGGCGCCTGAGGCCATAGCCGAAGTGCCCCCCCCCGCTCCCGCCGAACCGCCCGCCACCGAGACATTGGGCGAGGGAGAAGAAGATGAAAACGAGCCGGGCGATATCATCATATCCGGCGGGGGCGCCGCCGATACCGGCGGCAAAGGCCAGTGGGGCCTCGACGAAAAAGTGGTGATAGGCGCCCATGAGGATGAAACCGAAGAAGAGATGGCCCAGGAGAACCTGGTGGCCAAGCTCCCCATCTTCTCAAGGCTCGAAGGGATGATGGGCATTTTCCTGCTGGACGCCAACGGCCAGCCTTTCAAGATAATAAACAAGGCCAAGCTGGACGAGAACGTCCTGCCGTCGCTTATATTCAACCTGTTCAAGACATCGGTCAACGGCGTCCGCCGAAGCGGCCTGGGCAGTTTCCAGCGGGGAACGCTGGTCACGCCCATCGGCACCCTTCTGGTGGCCAACGCCTTTTACGCCACCATCGCCCTTATGGTGGATAACGACTCCAACATGCAGGTGGTGGAAACCAGGTTGCAACGCTACTTGAGCGAGGTGACGGGGTGA
- a CDS encoding roadblock/LC7 domain-containing protein, whose protein sequence is MSQLKPILKVLCGVSGVRGAVIITKDGMVIDSMLEPPFDAETMAAFMSQIAVTITNSLASMGVKEFTRYVMQSNSGRIYMMDLGKSALLALTEGNADQGRMNVALFQAANEIKKSGRIDV, encoded by the coding sequence GTGAGCCAGCTAAAGCCGATACTCAAGGTACTTTGCGGCGTGTCCGGGGTGCGCGGCGCGGTGATCATAACCAAGGACGGCATGGTGATAGACTCCATGCTGGAACCGCCGTTCGACGCGGAAACGATGGCGGCATTCATGTCGCAGATCGCGGTGACGATCACCAATTCGCTGGCCAGCATGGGCGTGAAAGAATTCACGCGGTACGTCATGCAGTCCAACAGCGGCAGGATATACATGATGGACCTGGGCAAGTCGGCATTGTTAGCCCTTACCGAGGGAAACGCGGATCAGGGCAGGATGAACGTTGCCCTGTTCCAGGCCGCCAACGAGATCAAGAAATCCGGTCGTATAGACGTTTGA
- a CDS encoding SurA N-terminal domain-containing protein codes for MQLNYAKREVSCKLVYYGPGMSGKTTNLEIIHQRVPDQNKGEMTSIATEGDRTLFFDFLPLDLGQVRGMNTKFQLYTVPGQVYYASTRKLVLQGADGVIFVADSQREKLDENIESLKDLQQNLEDYGLKIEELPMVIQWNKRDLPNAMPVEELNEKINWMRAATTTAVAATGEGVLNTLKLCASLILDRLNAKEPGSAAKPQKAEAAQAPAPEAPPEKKEIFVAKVNADQISKSYFTQYCQVQYRLASRTDEVDDFKKFSPEDKQKLLDSLMNFVLLLQDAKKRGIAAPKEDVDAQVAEYLKRFKSREDVDGYLSRRKLTLDNLRNEATKNVIISKIIQKVIPNLNERLKITESEVRDFHSANAARFGGRPLDAAKAEVIAAIKGQRKKSLLDELFMRLRQEANITVFKENL; via the coding sequence GTGCAACTTAATTACGCGAAACGCGAAGTCTCGTGCAAGCTTGTGTACTACGGGCCGGGCATGAGCGGTAAAACCACCAACCTGGAAATAATACACCAGCGGGTGCCCGACCAGAATAAGGGGGAGATGACATCCATCGCCACCGAGGGGGACAGGACGCTGTTCTTCGATTTCCTGCCGCTGGACCTGGGCCAGGTGCGGGGGATGAACACCAAGTTCCAGCTTTACACGGTTCCGGGCCAGGTGTATTACGCCTCCACCCGCAAGCTTGTGCTTCAGGGGGCGGACGGGGTCATATTCGTCGCGGACTCCCAGCGGGAGAAACTGGACGAGAACATCGAGTCGCTCAAAGACCTGCAACAAAACCTGGAAGACTACGGGCTGAAAATAGAAGAGTTGCCCATGGTTATCCAGTGGAACAAGCGGGACCTGCCCAACGCCATGCCCGTCGAAGAGCTCAACGAGAAGATAAACTGGATGCGCGCCGCCACCACCACCGCCGTGGCGGCCACCGGCGAAGGGGTCTTGAACACGCTGAAACTTTGCGCGTCGCTGATCCTGGACCGGCTTAACGCCAAGGAGCCCGGCTCCGCGGCCAAACCCCAGAAGGCGGAAGCGGCCCAGGCCCCAGCCCCCGAGGCTCCTCCTGAGAAGAAAGAGATATTCGTAGCCAAGGTCAACGCGGACCAGATATCCAAGAGCTATTTCACCCAGTACTGCCAGGTGCAGTACCGCCTGGCCTCCAGGACCGACGAAGTTGATGATTTCAAGAAATTCTCCCCGGAGGACAAGCAGAAGCTCCTGGACTCGCTCATGAATTTCGTGCTTCTGCTCCAGGACGCCAAGAAAAGAGGCATCGCCGCCCCCAAGGAGGATGTGGACGCCCAGGTGGCCGAGTATCTGAAGAGGTTCAAGAGCCGCGAGGATGTGGACGGGTATCTTTCCCGCAGAAAGCTCACGCTGGACAATTTGCGCAACGAAGCCACGAAAAATGTGATAATAAGCAAAATCATACAGAAGGTAATCCCAAACCTTAACGAGAGGCTGAAGATTACCGAAAGCGAGGTGCGGGATTTTCATTCCGCCAACGCCGCGCGGTTCGGTGGCAGGCCGCTGGACGCGGCGAAGGCCGAGGTGATAGCCGCCATAAAGGGGCAAAGGAAGAAATCCCTGCTCGATGAGCTTTTCATGAGGCTCAGGCAGGAGGCGAATATAACCGTGTTCAAGGAAAATCTGTAA